The Megalobrama amblycephala isolate DHTTF-2021 linkage group LG13, ASM1881202v1, whole genome shotgun sequence genome contains a region encoding:
- the lyplal1 gene encoding lysophospholipase-like protein 1, translating into MNMAAVKLQKNVVSQTGKHTASVIFLHGSGDTGPGLLSWVCDVLGQNLAFENIRVIYPTAPSRPYTPMRGALSHVWFDRHKISQDCPEHLESIDSMCDNLSAIVQDEIRAGIPKHRMVIGGFSMGGAMALHLVSRYHQDVAGIFALSSFLNKDSVVYQAVENATQRPLPELFQCHGTADELVFHSWGKETNSLLKKAGLNTSFHSFPDLNHQLCRQELELLRSWILKKLSL; encoded by the exons ATGAATATGGCTGCAGTTAAACTACAGAAGAATGTCGTGAGTCAGACTGGAAAACACACTGCTTCTGTTATCTTTCTTCATGGTTCAG GAGACACAGGGCCAGGTTTGCTCAGCTGGGTTTGTGATGTTTTGGGACAAAACCTGGCATTTGAAAACATCCGGGTGATTTATCCCACAGCGCCATCCAG GCCGTACACACCTATGCGAGGGGCTCTGTCTCATGTGTGGTTTGATCGTCACAAGATTTCCCAGGATTGCCCAGAACACTTGGAGTCCATAGATTCCATGTGTGATAATTTAAGCGCCATTGTCCAGGATGAGATCCGAGCGGGAATACCTAAACACAGGATGGTTATTG GTGGCTTCTCTATGGGTGGTGCCATGGCACTACATCTGGTTTCCAGGTACCACCAGGATGTTGCTGGCATCTTCGCTCTGTCCAGCTTCCTTAACAAAGACTCAGTTGTATATCAG GCAGTAGAAAATGCAACACAGCGCCCCCTACCTGAGCTCTTTCAGTGTCATGGCACAGCGGATGAGTTGGTTTTCCATAGCTGGGGCAAGGAGACAAACTCACTGTTGAAGAAAGCTGGCCTCAACACCTCTTTCCATTCCTTCCCAGACCTCAACCATCAGTTGTGTCGACAAGAACTGGAGTTACTACGGTCCTGGATCCTGAAGAAACTTTCCCTTTAG